In Myxococcales bacterium, the following proteins share a genomic window:
- a CDS encoding magnesium transporter → MAMSFLQVDHEKLAFGFASDLLGSRWRVQGRTGRLVDLVVREGSPYPTIEGAIIKTGGKKHFVSQEKLTAAEQAGPRAFSLATDDLKDPGLDGEAFLLGEVLMDKQVVDTLGAKVERVNDVHLLYYRDKIHLVHVDVGFTGLLRRLGVESAAARLSSLVGRKPKDEWISWRHIQPFHEKSGHGHIRLDVDVTRIKELHPGELADILEDLSKDERTAILSHVDAETAAGALEEIEPELGAQLVEQLDPAVAADIIEEMEPSLAADLIEEVDEEAEQEIKQAMDGESRREIEALQAFEQDTAGALMTTNYLSLAPEATVAEALRQIRARSAEVDYVYYLYLVRSDGALAGVVNLRQLILAEPQTKLAALVGSRLVFVHPETDWQEVAEVFYKYNFPALPVVDREQRLMGIILYKHSFDELAGYYYRMAG, encoded by the coding sequence ATGGCCATGTCCTTCCTGCAGGTCGATCACGAAAAGCTGGCTTTCGGTTTCGCCTCGGATTTATTGGGTAGCCGCTGGCGCGTCCAGGGCCGCACCGGGCGTCTCGTGGACCTGGTGGTTCGCGAGGGCAGCCCCTATCCGACGATCGAAGGCGCCATCATCAAAACCGGCGGGAAAAAGCATTTCGTTTCCCAGGAAAAACTGACGGCGGCCGAGCAAGCCGGTCCCCGTGCTTTCTCCCTGGCAACGGACGATCTGAAAGATCCCGGCCTGGACGGCGAGGCCTTTCTGCTGGGCGAGGTCCTGATGGACAAGCAGGTCGTGGACACCCTCGGCGCGAAGGTCGAACGGGTCAACGACGTGCACCTGCTGTATTACCGCGACAAAATCCACCTGGTGCACGTCGACGTCGGCTTTACCGGCCTGCTGCGTCGCCTGGGCGTCGAATCCGCCGCCGCCCGCCTGTCGAGTCTGGTCGGCCGCAAACCGAAGGACGAGTGGATCTCCTGGCGCCACATCCAGCCGTTTCACGAAAAATCCGGGCACGGCCACATCCGCCTGGACGTCGACGTTACGCGGATCAAGGAACTGCACCCCGGCGAACTGGCCGACATCCTCGAGGACCTGAGCAAGGACGAACGGACCGCCATTCTCTCGCACGTCGACGCCGAAACCGCCGCCGGCGCCCTGGAGGAGATCGAGCCGGAACTGGGCGCGCAACTGGTCGAGCAACTCGACCCGGCGGTCGCCGCCGACATCATCGAGGAGATGGAACCGTCGCTGGCCGCCGACCTGATCGAGGAGGTCGACGAGGAAGCCGAGCAGGAAATCAAGCAGGCCATGGACGGGGAGTCGCGGCGGGAAATCGAGGCGTTGCAGGCGTTCGAGCAGGACACGGCGGGCGCGCTGATGACCACCAACTATCTGTCACTCGCCCCGGAAGCGACGGTCGCCGAGGCCCTGCGGCAAATCCGCGCGCGAAGCGCCGAGGTGGATTACGTCTATTACCTTTATCTCGTCCGATCCGACGGCGCGCTGGCGGGGGTGGTCAACCTGCGGCAGTTGATCCTGGCCGAACCGCAAACAAAACTGGCCGCGCTGGTCGGTTCGCGGCTCGTCTTCGTGCATCCGGAAACGGATTGGCAGGAAGTGGCCGAGGTTTTTTACAAATACAATTTCCCCGCCCTGCCCGTGGTCGACCGCGAGCAACGGCTGATGGGGATCATCCTCTATAAACACAGCTTCGACGAGCTGGCCGGTTACTACTACCGGATGGCCGGTTGA
- a CDS encoding potassium-transporting ATPase subunit KdpA: MTANMVMQGGLYLLAILALAWPLGRYMARVYDAEPTWAARIFGPAERLLYRLAGIDPQAEMDWKKYAGAVLVFNAAGFLLLYAILRLQAHLPLNPQGCGSLSPALAFNTAVSFVTNTNWQAYTGEAALSYFSQMIGLTVQNFLSAATGMAVLVALIRGIRARAATAIGNFWADLVRGVLYVLLPLSLLLAVLLVGQGVVQSLDPYVSAHLLEPVKNAGGDWITTQTIPLGPAASQVAIKQLGTNGGGFFGVNSAHPFENPTPL; this comes from the coding sequence ATGACGGCGAACATGGTGATGCAAGGCGGCCTTTATCTGCTGGCGATTCTTGCTCTGGCCTGGCCGCTGGGGCGCTACATGGCCCGGGTTTATGATGCGGAACCGACTTGGGCGGCCAGAATTTTCGGACCCGCGGAGCGGCTGTTATATCGGCTGGCCGGCATCGACCCGCAAGCCGAAATGGACTGGAAAAAATACGCCGGCGCGGTGCTCGTTTTCAACGCCGCGGGTTTCTTGCTGCTTTACGCGATCCTGCGGCTGCAGGCGCACCTGCCGCTGAATCCGCAAGGATGCGGTTCGCTTTCCCCCGCCCTGGCGTTCAACACCGCGGTCAGTTTCGTCACCAATACCAATTGGCAGGCGTACACCGGCGAGGCCGCGCTATCGTACTTCAGCCAGATGATCGGTTTGACGGTGCAAAATTTTCTCTCGGCGGCGACCGGGATGGCCGTGCTGGTCGCGCTGATCCGCGGCATTCGGGCGCGGGCGGCGACGGCCATCGGCAATTTCTGGGCCGATCTGGTCCGCGGCGTTCTGTACGTTCTTTTGCCGCTTTCGCTGTTGCTGGCGGTTTTGTTGGTCGGGCAGGGCGTGGTGCAATCGTTGGATCCGTATGTCTCGGCGCACCTCCTGGAGCCGGTGAAAAACGCCGGCGGCGATTGGATAACCACCCAGACAATCCCGTTGGGACCGGCCGCCTCGCAGGTGGCGATCAAGCAACTGGGCACGAACGGCGGCGGATTTTTCGGCGTCAATTCGGCGCACCCGTTCGAGAATCCCACCCCGCTGG
- a CDS encoding Nramp family divalent metal transporter produces the protein MKNRWLDWRRRIGLFFAVVGPGIITANVDNDAGGLATYSQAGADFGLDLLWLFLPLTLVLILVQEMANRMGVVTGDGLSSLIRERFGVKVTFYLMIALLLTNFGNVMAEFAGIASAAGLFNVPPWLAVPVCAALIWLMVLRWNYQAVEKVFLVACLFYVAYVITAFVVDPDAGEVARAFVEPKIIPARAYLVMAIGLIGTTIAPWMQFYQQAAIVEKGVAVEDYAYSKADTVVGGIVVSLVAACIVIVCAHTLHPAGVHIDDASQAALALAPLAGARASLLFAFGLWNASMFAACILPLSTSYTVCEALGWERGVDQSYKDAPQFYFLYTAQIVLGALIVLIPRISLVRIMIVSQVVNGLLLPVILVFMIILVNDKKLMGRHRNGPVYNVVCLAAIAVLIVLSLLYVLTMLK, from the coding sequence ATGAAAAACAGATGGCTGGATTGGCGGCGGCGCATCGGGCTGTTTTTCGCGGTGGTCGGGCCGGGAATCATCACCGCCAACGTCGACAACGATGCCGGCGGCTTGGCGACCTACAGCCAGGCGGGCGCCGATTTCGGGCTCGACCTCTTGTGGCTTTTCCTGCCGCTGACCCTGGTGCTGATCCTGGTGCAGGAAATGGCCAACCGGATGGGCGTGGTGACCGGCGACGGTCTCTCCTCGCTGATCCGCGAGCGCTTCGGGGTCAAGGTCACTTTTTACCTGATGATTGCCCTGCTGCTGACCAACTTCGGCAACGTCATGGCCGAATTCGCGGGCATCGCCTCGGCGGCCGGATTGTTCAACGTTCCGCCCTGGCTGGCCGTGCCGGTCTGCGCCGCGCTGATCTGGCTGATGGTGCTGCGTTGGAATTACCAAGCGGTCGAGAAGGTCTTTCTGGTCGCCTGCCTGTTTTACGTGGCCTATGTGATCACCGCCTTCGTCGTGGATCCCGACGCGGGCGAAGTGGCCCGCGCGTTCGTCGAGCCGAAGATCATCCCGGCGCGCGCCTACCTGGTCATGGCCATCGGCCTGATCGGCACGACCATCGCCCCGTGGATGCAGTTCTATCAACAGGCGGCGATTGTCGAAAAAGGCGTGGCGGTCGAGGATTACGCCTATTCGAAGGCCGACACCGTCGTCGGCGGCATCGTGGTCAGTCTGGTCGCCGCCTGTATCGTCATCGTCTGCGCCCACACGCTACACCCGGCCGGTGTGCACATCGACGACGCCTCGCAAGCCGCGCTCGCCCTGGCGCCGCTGGCCGGGGCGCGCGCCAGCCTGCTGTTCGCCTTCGGCCTCTGGAACGCCTCGATGTTCGCCGCCTGCATTCTGCCGCTGTCCACCTCGTACACCGTATGCGAAGCCCTGGGTTGGGAGCGTGGGGTGGATCAGTCGTACAAGGACGCACCGCAGTTTTATTTTCTCTACACCGCGCAAATTGTCCTGGGCGCGTTGATCGTCCTGATCCCGCGGATTTCCCTGGTGCGCATCATGATCGTCTCGCAGGTGGTCAACGGCCTGTTGCTGCCGGTGATCCTCGTCTTCATGATCATTCTGGTGAACGATAAAAAACTGATGGGACGCCATCGCAACGGCCCGGTCTACAACGTCGTCTGCCTCGCCGCGATCGCGGTCCTGATCGTCCTCTCGCTGCTTTACGTGCTGACTATGCTAAAATGA
- a CDS encoding transporter suffix domain-containing protein: MTEPLRTDAPSTPPARPGRWRRAIGYALLAVSTVTWFGGLLGAPFLPLSAARRVAVGGALVVVGEITFWAAVPFLGKEIVLLFRRYLNPLHWFRKKAPLAETEPETDGKL, translated from the coding sequence ATGACCGAACCGCTCCGCACCGACGCGCCGTCGACGCCGCCCGCTAGACCCGGCCGCTGGCGCCGGGCGATCGGCTACGCGCTGCTCGCCGTTTCCACCGTCACCTGGTTCGGCGGCCTGCTCGGCGCGCCGTTTCTGCCGTTGTCCGCCGCGCGGCGCGTGGCCGTCGGCGGCGCGCTGGTCGTCGTCGGCGAAATCACGTTCTGGGCGGCCGTGCCGTTTCTCGGCAAGGAAATCGTCCTGCTCTTTCGCCGTTATCTGAATCCACTGCATTGGTTCAGGAAAAAAGCGCCGCTCGCCGAGACCGAACCGGAAACGGATGGCAAGCTTTAA
- a CDS encoding potassium-transporting ATPase subunit F produces MSILEYAAAVAALGAFAYLTVALLKPEWFE; encoded by the coding sequence ATGAGTATTTTGGAATACGCGGCGGCCGTGGCGGCGCTGGGCGCCTTCGCGTATCTCACGGTCGCGCTGCTGAAACCGGAGTGGTTCGAATGA